Proteins encoded by one window of Flagellimonas lutaonensis:
- a CDS encoding ATP-binding protein, giving the protein MLVFLCLAPSYGQSSTTSDPDMQEIFEKALQYRHQSDIDQAIKALDEAAELAEKNEDFKALLDTYHKYALIHLDRENLEAAEFYTARASILLKDLEYPHGEAVHKFINASILYREGNNFQAINMLQEARELSNDRNLLNNILLAEGDIFMNIERLEDAARNYNALLVNSDEKERAYLATKANLRLSDLNMRISKPEEAIQHAKAALELAKKNNFFRELLLANEKLTAIYERIGDYAQALQHFREVNNIKDSLFNIEKVKVEAKTSDKILVDHMSNEIAKLTETNEKLSQSANRSEITAILTSAFLVIISLLAISLFRNNQIKLKTNDLLHTKNKELELARDSAISAMKAKTNFLSTVTHELRTPLYAVTGLTHLLLEENPAEHQKEHLKSLKFSGDYLLNFINDILQINKIDADKVEPLSVEFKLKKVLTDVIETLQQNAKENNTTIHLNFDPKIPHTLLGDPMKLSQIFMNLIGNAIKFTKNGRVEVIAKLLKKEDEDVKLYFEVKDNGIGITEEQQKNIFDSFEQGSIQINREYGGTGLGLTIVKSLLGLFGTKIELESEVGKGSSFFFELDLKTEDKAISEVPFEPDTEEFDLKGLHVLVVEDNKINQVITKKMLNKKEITCDIANNGNEAIDMATANKYDAILMDIHMPGISGEEATRQIRKFNKEIPIIALTAISLDDSLDSFYAAGCNDVVTKPFKPEVFYQKIGENIFRSKIENNA; this is encoded by the coding sequence GTGCTGGTATTTTTATGCCTTGCCCCTAGCTATGGCCAGAGCAGCACCACTTCTGATCCAGATATGCAAGAAATTTTTGAAAAGGCCCTACAATACAGGCATCAAAGTGACATCGACCAGGCCATTAAGGCTTTGGACGAAGCTGCTGAACTAGCTGAAAAAAACGAAGATTTCAAGGCCCTATTGGACACCTATCATAAATATGCCCTCATACACTTAGACCGTGAAAACCTCGAGGCTGCTGAATTCTACACAGCTAGGGCCAGTATTTTGTTAAAGGATTTGGAATACCCACATGGAGAAGCAGTCCATAAGTTTATCAATGCCTCCATTCTTTATAGGGAGGGCAATAATTTCCAGGCGATAAACATGCTTCAAGAAGCTCGTGAACTGAGCAATGACCGAAATTTGCTCAACAATATTTTGCTTGCCGAAGGAGATATTTTCATGAATATCGAAAGGCTTGAAGATGCAGCAAGAAACTACAATGCCCTTTTGGTCAACTCCGATGAAAAAGAAAGGGCCTATCTGGCAACGAAGGCCAACTTACGCCTGTCCGATCTTAATATGCGTATTTCGAAGCCAGAAGAGGCGATACAGCACGCCAAGGCAGCCCTTGAATTGGCCAAAAAGAACAATTTTTTTAGAGAGCTACTTCTTGCAAATGAGAAATTAACGGCCATCTATGAAAGAATAGGGGATTACGCACAAGCATTGCAGCACTTTCGCGAAGTGAACAATATTAAAGACTCATTGTTCAACATTGAGAAGGTAAAGGTAGAGGCCAAAACCTCAGATAAGATTCTTGTTGACCATATGAGCAATGAAATTGCCAAACTGACCGAGACCAACGAAAAATTGAGCCAATCGGCCAACCGATCTGAGATAACGGCCATATTGACCTCGGCATTCTTGGTCATTATTTCATTATTGGCGATCTCATTGTTCAGAAACAACCAGATCAAGCTTAAGACCAACGACCTTCTTCACACAAAGAACAAAGAACTGGAGTTGGCCAGGGATTCGGCCATATCAGCCATGAAGGCAAAGACCAACTTTCTTTCGACCGTTACCCACGAGCTGAGAACACCGCTATATGCTGTAACAGGACTTACCCACCTATTGCTCGAAGAAAATCCGGCAGAACACCAAAAAGAACATTTAAAATCATTGAAGTTTTCAGGAGACTACCTTTTGAACTTCATCAACGACATTTTACAGATCAATAAGATTGATGCCGACAAGGTAGAACCTTTGAGCGTCGAATTCAAGCTCAAAAAAGTGCTTACCGATGTCATTGAGACTTTGCAACAAAACGCCAAAGAGAACAATACGACCATTCATCTGAATTTTGATCCCAAGATTCCGCACACGCTACTAGGCGACCCGATGAAGCTTTCCCAAATTTTTATGAACCTTATCGGCAATGCGATTAAGTTCACCAAAAATGGTCGTGTAGAGGTAATTGCCAAACTATTGAAGAAAGAGGATGAGGATGTAAAGCTGTATTTCGAAGTAAAAGACAATGGCATAGGTATCACCGAAGAACAGCAAAAGAATATCTTCGATAGTTTCGAACAAGGGTCTATCCAAATAAACCGCGAGTATGGCGGTACCGGTCTTGGGTTGACCATTGTTAAGAGCTTATTGGGCCTTTTCGGAACCAAAATTGAGCTTGAGAGCGAAGTGGGCAAAGGCAGCTCTTTCTTTTTCGAACTCGACCTGAAAACAGAGGACAAAGCCATATCAGAGGTGCCTTTTGAACCGGACACCGAAGAATTCGACCTAAAGGGTCTTCATGTATTGGTGGTCGAAGACAATAAGATCAATCAGGTAATCACCAAAAAAATGCTGAACAAAAAGGAAATTACCTGTGACATCGCCAACAATGGCAACGAAGCAATTGATATGGCAACGGCCAATAAATATGATGCCATTCTCATGGACATTCATATGCCGGGCATAAGCGGCGAGGAGGCCACAAGGCAAATACGTAAGTTCAACAAAGAGATACCCATTATCGCCCTTACGGCCATTTCATTGGATGATAGCCTTGACAGCTTTTACGCCGCAGGTTGCAACGATGTGGTGACCAAACCCTTTAAACCAGAGGTTTTCTATCAAAAAATAGGGGAGAATATCTTCCGGTCTAAAATCGAGAACAATGCTTGA
- the gap gene encoding type I glyceraldehyde-3-phosphate dehydrogenase: MPQINIGINGFGRIGRTLFRLLQKHPDFRVVALNDLGNAQTLAHLLKYDSLHGVFDGEIKAEGNAIWVNDRKTQVLNHEHPKDINWKQYEVDLVVEASGKFKNRSALEHHLKNGAKKVFLSVPPEDDTIKMVVIGVNEDILAPTDDIISNASCTTNNAAPMIKVIHELCGIEQAYITTVHSYTSDQSLHDRPHRDLRRSRAAGQSIIPTTTGAAKALTKIFPELSNAIGGCGIRVPVPNGSLTDITFNVKRETSIDEINSTFKKVSENEQKNVLFYTEDPIVSVDINNSCYSCTFDSQMTSVIGRMVKIIGWYDNETGYCSRMIDLIELLIKNRYI, encoded by the coding sequence ATGCCCCAAATCAATATTGGCATCAATGGTTTTGGCAGAATTGGCAGAACCCTTTTTAGACTTTTGCAGAAACACCCTGATTTTCGGGTGGTTGCCCTCAACGACCTTGGCAATGCCCAGACATTGGCCCATTTATTAAAATATGATAGCCTTCACGGGGTGTTCGATGGAGAAATAAAAGCCGAGGGCAATGCCATTTGGGTCAATGACCGCAAGACGCAAGTGCTTAACCACGAGCATCCCAAAGACATCAACTGGAAGCAATATGAAGTGGACCTAGTGGTTGAGGCCTCGGGAAAATTCAAGAATCGAAGTGCCTTGGAGCACCATTTGAAGAATGGGGCAAAAAAGGTTTTTCTATCGGTTCCGCCAGAAGACGATACCATAAAAATGGTGGTAATTGGTGTGAACGAAGATATTCTGGCCCCAACTGATGATATCATTTCCAATGCATCGTGTACCACCAACAATGCCGCACCGATGATCAAGGTAATACACGAATTGTGCGGAATTGAACAGGCCTATATCACCACTGTGCATTCGTATACCTCTGACCAGAGCCTGCATGATCGACCACATCGCGACCTGCGACGTTCCAGGGCAGCGGGACAGTCAATCATTCCAACTACGACAGGGGCCGCCAAGGCACTGACCAAGATTTTTCCAGAACTCTCGAATGCTATAGGGGGCTGTGGCATAAGGGTACCCGTACCAAACGGTTCGTTGACCGACATCACATTCAATGTAAAAAGAGAAACATCGATTGATGAAATAAACAGTACATTTAAGAAGGTTTCAGAAAATGAGCAAAAAAATGTACTTTTCTATACCGAAGACCCCATAGTATCGGTCGATATAAACAATAGTTGTTATTCTTGTACGTTTGATTCTCAGATGACCTCTGTAATTGGTAGAATGGTTAAAATTATTGGATGGTATGACAATGAAACAGGTTATTGTTCGAGAATGATCGATTTAATTGAACTGCTTATCAAGAACAGATACATTTGA
- the lipA gene encoding lipoyl synthase, giving the protein MSIDVAESIVPPKKGKPKWLRVKLPTGKKYTQLRGLVDKYDLHTICTSGSCPNMGECWGEGTATFMILGNICTRSCGFCGVKTGRPESVDWAEPEKVARSIKIMGIKHAVITSVDRDDLKDMGSIIWAETVKAIRRMNPDTTLETLIPDFQGVETHLDRILAVAPEVISHNMETVRRLTREVRIQAKYDRSLGVLDYLKKNGAHRTKSGIMLGLGEREEEVIETLEDLRRANVDVVTIGQYLQPSKKHLPVKEFILPEQFEKYEKLGLEMGFRHVESGALVRSSYKAHKHID; this is encoded by the coding sequence ATGTCAATAGATGTCGCCGAAAGCATCGTGCCCCCGAAGAAGGGCAAGCCAAAATGGCTTCGCGTAAAACTGCCCACTGGCAAAAAATATACCCAATTAAGGGGTTTGGTCGATAAATACGACCTGCATACCATATGTACCTCGGGCAGTTGCCCGAACATGGGCGAATGCTGGGGCGAGGGTACGGCCACTTTTATGATTTTGGGCAATATATGCACCCGCTCGTGTGGTTTTTGCGGCGTCAAGACCGGGAGGCCTGAAAGTGTTGACTGGGCAGAACCAGAAAAAGTGGCACGCTCAATCAAAATAATGGGCATCAAGCATGCGGTGATCACTTCGGTAGACCGTGACGATTTAAAGGACATGGGCTCCATTATCTGGGCCGAGACCGTGAAAGCCATCCGGAGAATGAACCCCGACACCACTTTAGAGACACTGATTCCAGATTTTCAAGGGGTCGAAACCCATTTGGACAGAATTTTGGCCGTAGCGCCCGAAGTGATTTCACATAACATGGAAACCGTTAGAAGGCTCACCCGAGAGGTACGTATTCAAGCGAAGTACGACCGTAGTCTGGGTGTTCTTGATTATCTAAAGAAAAATGGCGCCCACCGAACCAAATCGGGCATCATGTTAGGCCTGGGAGAACGTGAAGAAGAGGTTATCGAAACCCTTGAAGACCTACGAAGGGCAAACGTAGACGTGGTCACCATCGGGCAGTATCTACAGCCTTCTAAAAAACATCTTCCGGTAAAAGAGTTCATCTTGCCAGAGCAATTCGAAAAATATGAGAAACTAGGCCTAGAAATGGGGTTCAGACACGTTGAAAGCGGAGCTTTGGTACGTTCCTCATACAAGGCGCACAAGCATATCGACTAA
- a CDS encoding RNA polymerase sigma factor → MGTNALQDTIKKAKEGNQIAFSTLLDTFWNDVYAFQLVRTKNENDAEDITIRTFSKAFDKIATYDDAYEFKTWLITISKNLHVDLIRKRKRNILADIEPHGDEVGKVLDESPSAEDKLIIEQNLANLLQHIKKLKPHYQQVINLRYFNELSYADIAKELDEPVNNVKVKLLRARKLLAEIIKKGNGSLN, encoded by the coding sequence TTGGGCACAAACGCTTTACAAGACACTATTAAAAAAGCCAAAGAAGGCAACCAAATTGCTTTCAGTACCCTTTTGGACACTTTTTGGAACGATGTCTATGCCTTTCAATTGGTCAGGACCAAAAATGAGAACGACGCAGAAGACATTACCATACGCACCTTTTCTAAAGCTTTTGACAAAATAGCTACCTACGATGATGCCTATGAGTTCAAGACCTGGCTGATCACCATCTCAAAAAACCTTCACGTAGACCTGATCAGAAAAAGAAAGAGAAACATCTTGGCCGACATTGAGCCCCATGGCGATGAGGTCGGCAAGGTGCTCGATGAGAGTCCGTCGGCCGAAGACAAGTTGATAATCGAGCAAAATTTGGCAAATCTCCTCCAACATATAAAAAAATTGAAGCCCCATTACCAACAGGTCATCAATCTTCGTTATTTTAATGAACTGAGCTATGCAGACATTGCAAAAGAGCTGGATGAGCCCGTCAACAATGTCAAGGTAAAACTGCTCAGGGCCAGAAAACTACTGGCAGAAATCATCAAAAAAGGCAATGGCTCACTGAATTAG
- a CDS encoding anti-sigma factor: MKEKIRIFLDSDLLEKYLLGDTSTEESLQVERYIAMYPEVRKTYNELQENLEAFAKMHAKKTPEGLKEIILNRIRNERMGRRRFYRFAVAASIAALVFAGSSYFFWNQNQDLQKTNTMVTNKIKTLEEDMKVQLEDLRNQYIVLNNPNTKKYSINGNKKAKELKAVAYVNPVKKLSYINVSHLPELPEDQCYQMWAEVNGELVNLGVIKQFGDKERLMALPYGEDAIGYITIEPQGGNQSPTVQNIVANIDY, from the coding sequence ATGAAAGAAAAAATACGCATATTTCTAGATTCAGATCTGCTAGAGAAATATCTCTTGGGCGATACCTCTACGGAAGAATCACTTCAGGTTGAGCGCTACATAGCCATGTATCCTGAAGTGCGAAAGACCTATAACGAACTGCAGGAAAACTTGGAAGCCTTTGCCAAAATGCATGCCAAAAAAACTCCTGAAGGCCTTAAGGAAATTATCCTCAACAGAATTCGCAACGAGCGTATGGGCCGAAGAAGGTTCTACCGCTTTGCAGTGGCCGCCAGTATCGCTGCCCTTGTTTTTGCGGGCTCGTCCTATTTCTTTTGGAACCAGAACCAAGACCTTCAGAAGACCAATACCATGGTCACCAACAAAATAAAAACGTTGGAAGAAGACATGAAGGTGCAGCTCGAAGATTTGAGAAACCAGTACATCGTTCTCAACAATCCGAACACCAAGAAATACTCCATAAACGGCAATAAAAAGGCCAAAGAGTTAAAGGCCGTTGCCTATGTAAATCCGGTGAAAAAGTTGTCTTATATAAATGTAAGCCATTTACCGGAGCTGCCAGAAGACCAATGCTACCAGATGTGGGCCGAGGTAAACGGTGAGTTGGTCAACTTGGGAGTCATAAAACAGTTCGGCGACAAAGAACGCTTGATGGCCCTGCCCTATGGCGAAGATGCCATTGGGTATATCACCATTGAACCACAAGGAGGCAACCAGTCGCCTACCGTTCAGAACATAGTGGCAAACATCGACTATTGA
- a CDS encoding RNA polymerase sigma factor codes for MSTLLEKHIVELLAERDEKAISLLYDNYADTLFGVAYKVVKDEELAQDVLQESFIKIWKKSDSYDPSKAKLFTWLFRITRNTAIDKLRSANTKADKEIQIDVSDVYNVGVNSIRPEFLDMQETLEKIEPKYQIVLDALFFQGMTQQEASEELDIPLGTVKSRLKIGLRELRKIYDAQVILLLLVNLML; via the coding sequence ATGAGCACACTACTTGAAAAGCATATTGTCGAGCTGTTGGCAGAACGCGATGAAAAGGCCATCTCGCTACTTTACGACAATTATGCCGACACCTTGTTCGGTGTGGCCTACAAAGTGGTCAAAGACGAAGAACTCGCCCAAGATGTACTGCAGGAAAGCTTTATCAAGATCTGGAAAAAATCAGATTCGTACGACCCCTCAAAGGCCAAGCTGTTCACTTGGCTCTTTAGAATAACGCGCAACACCGCCATCGACAAATTGCGAAGTGCCAATACAAAGGCTGACAAAGAAATCCAAATCGATGTATCAGACGTATATAATGTAGGCGTGAACAGTATTCGCCCTGAGTTTCTTGACATGCAAGAAACCTTGGAAAAAATTGAGCCAAAGTACCAAATTGTACTGGATGCCCTATTTTTTCAGGGAATGACGCAGCAAGAAGCCAGTGAAGAGCTGGATATTCCGTTGGGCACCGTTAAGTCAAGGCTAAAAATAGGCCTTCGTGAACTTCGAAAAATCTATGACGCTCAAGTTATACTGTTACTGCTGGTAAATTTGATGTTATGA